One window from the genome of Desulfobotulus pelophilus encodes:
- the hpsG gene encoding (2S)-3-sulfopropanediol dehydratase produces the protein MYDYAGCDCVSPQEQRLLESIEGKENMFRQTHPRVFKMLERFDGQKPRIDVERALYFTQSMQETEGQPLPLRWAKALMHIARNMTVYVQEDQLLLGRAGCDGRYGILYPELDGDFLDIAVRDLPTRSQSPATITEEDAKLVIEKISPYWKGKTYHEALSKAFPPEVHKLTYDDPEGLISRFIVNETSSFRSSLQWVHDYEKILKRGFNGIRREAEEKLAALDPMSPLDNCEKKPFLEAIVIVCEAIVLWAKRHGELARQMAEKEKDPVRRAELRRMAEIAEQVPGEPARNFYEAVQSQWFTQMFSRLEQKTGTTISNGRMDQYFYPYYIKDMNEGRITEEQAMELLECMWVGMAEFIDMYISPTGGAFNEGYAHWEAVTVGGQTPEGYDATNELTHLILKSKREFPLHYPDLAARIHSRSPESYLWDVAETIKDGSGFPKIINDEEIVPIYVSKGATFEEALDYAVSGCTEARMPNRDTYTSGGAYINFAAAVEMVLRNGRMKKYGDQVLGVETGDPNTFASWEEFWEAYKSQHILFMKTAFIQQYIIIHLRARHFAQPLGSAMHDLCMKHCVDLHQAEIPEGINLGYFEYMGLGTVVDSLAAIKKLVFEEKRLTMGQVLDAIDANFEGHENVQALLRSAPCYGNNDPYADAIGRDIDRISVEFGKAYSKELGIHNDVRYVPFTSHVPFGKVVSATPNGRTEWFSLSDGSSASHGADVNGPTAVLLSNYNTKNMGMRERAARMLNIKFTPKCVEGDQGTEKLVSFMRTLCDLKLWHVQFNVIRKETLIAAQKDPAKYRNLIVRIAGYSAYFVDLSPDLQNDLIARTEHDNM, from the coding sequence ATGTACGATTATGCAGGGTGTGACTGCGTATCCCCCCAGGAACAGCGTCTTCTGGAAAGCATTGAAGGCAAAGAGAATATGTTCCGCCAGACCCATCCACGTGTTTTTAAAATGCTGGAACGGTTTGATGGACAGAAACCACGTATTGATGTGGAACGTGCCCTGTATTTCACCCAGTCCATGCAGGAAACCGAGGGGCAACCCCTGCCCCTGCGCTGGGCAAAGGCACTCATGCATATTGCACGGAACATGACCGTTTATGTACAGGAAGATCAGCTGCTTCTGGGACGTGCGGGTTGTGATGGCCGCTATGGCATTTTGTATCCGGAACTGGACGGGGATTTTCTTGACATTGCCGTACGAGACCTGCCCACCCGGAGCCAGTCTCCTGCGACGATCACCGAAGAAGATGCCAAACTGGTCATTGAGAAAATTTCTCCTTACTGGAAAGGCAAAACCTACCATGAAGCATTAAGCAAGGCCTTTCCCCCCGAGGTTCACAAGCTGACCTATGACGATCCGGAAGGGCTGATTTCCCGCTTCATTGTTAATGAAACATCTTCTTTCCGCTCCTCCCTTCAGTGGGTACACGACTATGAAAAAATCCTCAAACGAGGCTTCAATGGCATCCGCAGGGAGGCGGAAGAAAAACTGGCAGCCCTTGATCCCATGAGTCCTCTGGACAATTGCGAAAAAAAACCTTTCCTTGAAGCCATTGTTATTGTCTGTGAGGCCATTGTTCTCTGGGCCAAACGCCATGGGGAACTGGCCCGTCAGATGGCGGAAAAAGAAAAGGATCCCGTCCGCCGGGCCGAACTGCGGCGCATGGCTGAGATTGCAGAACAAGTACCCGGCGAACCAGCCCGAAACTTCTACGAAGCCGTGCAAAGCCAGTGGTTCACTCAGATGTTCTCCCGTCTGGAACAAAAAACAGGTACCACCATTTCCAACGGACGCATGGATCAGTATTTCTACCCCTACTATATAAAGGATATGAACGAAGGCCGGATTACGGAAGAACAGGCCATGGAGCTGCTGGAGTGCATGTGGGTGGGAATGGCAGAGTTTATCGATATGTACATATCGCCCACGGGCGGTGCCTTCAATGAAGGATATGCCCACTGGGAGGCCGTAACCGTTGGCGGACAGACCCCGGAAGGCTATGATGCCACCAACGAACTGACCCATCTCATTCTGAAATCCAAGCGGGAATTTCCCCTTCACTACCCGGACCTTGCCGCCCGCATCCACTCCCGTTCACCGGAAAGCTACCTCTGGGATGTGGCAGAAACCATCAAAGACGGCTCCGGCTTTCCCAAAATCATCAATGACGAAGAAATTGTCCCCATTTATGTATCCAAGGGTGCCACCTTTGAAGAGGCTCTGGACTATGCCGTTTCCGGATGCACGGAAGCCCGTATGCCCAACCGCGACACCTATACCTCAGGCGGAGCCTATATCAACTTTGCCGCTGCCGTCGAAATGGTACTCCGCAATGGCCGCATGAAAAAATACGGGGATCAGGTTCTGGGTGTGGAAACCGGCGATCCCAACACCTTTGCATCCTGGGAAGAATTCTGGGAAGCTTATAAGTCCCAGCATATTCTTTTTATGAAAACTGCCTTTATTCAGCAGTATATCATCATCCATCTGCGGGCCCGTCATTTTGCCCAGCCGCTGGGATCAGCCATGCATGATCTGTGCATGAAACATTGTGTGGATTTGCATCAGGCTGAGATCCCAGAAGGAATCAACCTTGGCTACTTTGAATACATGGGGCTCGGCACGGTGGTAGATTCGCTGGCTGCTATCAAAAAGCTTGTATTTGAAGAAAAACGCCTCACCATGGGTCAGGTTCTGGATGCCATTGATGCCAATTTTGAAGGCCATGAAAACGTGCAGGCCCTGCTCCGCAGTGCCCCATGCTATGGCAACAATGACCCCTATGCCGATGCCATTGGCCGGGACATTGACCGCATCTCCGTGGAGTTTGGTAAGGCATACAGCAAAGAACTGGGTATCCACAACGATGTCCGTTATGTACCCTTCACCTCCCACGTCCCCTTCGGAAAGGTGGTTTCCGCCACGCCCAACGGACGTACGGAGTGGTTCTCCCTTTCCGACGGCTCCTCCGCCTCCCATGGTGCGGATGTCAATGGTCCCACCGCCGTGCTGCTCTCCAATTACAATACCAAGAATATGGGAATGCGCGAGCGGGCTGCCCGGATGCTGAACATCAAGTTCACACCCAAATGCGTGGAAGGTGATCAAGGTACGGAAAAGCTGGTTTCTTTCATGCGAACCCTCTGTGACCTGAAACTCTGGCACGTTCAGTTCAATGTCATCCGGAAAGAGACACTGATCGCCGCCCAGAAAGATCCGGCCAAATACAGAAACCTCATTGTACGCATCGCAGGATACAGCGCTTATTTTGTGGATCTCTCCCCAGATCTGCAAAACGACCTCATAGCGCGTACGGAACACGACAATATGTAA
- a CDS encoding substrate-binding periplasmic protein, giving the protein MMKKFWLMAVFFCMAGFTMAEEYHFVSIEQLIEQEVGRVVLPEIYKKLGMEVSITPMPGRRAQEEAVSGVKDGEIMRIYAYGEANPSMIRVPTPYYYLETMAFIRKNSGVEIKSREDLEKYKNVKVRGIIHTNQITEGLSKEHIHEVNTTEQMMQFLQHGRADVALANTVDGMLILKKLGFEDILTVDKPLAVLDLFHYIHEKNKHLVPRVDAVISEMKQSGELDILIKKAESRIIQQVR; this is encoded by the coding sequence ATGATGAAAAAATTTTGGCTTATGGCTGTCTTCTTTTGTATGGCAGGTTTTACCATGGCGGAAGAGTATCACTTCGTTAGTATCGAGCAGCTCATCGAACAGGAAGTAGGCCGTGTTGTTCTCCCTGAAATATATAAAAAACTGGGTATGGAAGTCAGCATTACACCCATGCCGGGAAGACGGGCACAGGAGGAAGCCGTTTCCGGTGTAAAGGACGGGGAAATCATGCGGATCTATGCCTATGGAGAAGCCAATCCTTCCATGATCCGTGTTCCCACACCATACTATTACCTCGAAACCATGGCTTTCATCCGAAAAAACAGCGGAGTTGAAATCAAAAGCAGAGAAGATCTTGAGAAATATAAAAATGTCAAAGTCCGGGGCATCATCCATACCAATCAGATAACGGAAGGGCTTTCCAAAGAACATATCCATGAAGTCAACACCACTGAGCAGATGATGCAGTTTCTCCAGCACGGCCGCGCGGATGTGGCCCTTGCCAACACCGTGGACGGAATGCTGATTCTCAAAAAACTGGGCTTTGAAGACATCCTTACCGTGGACAAGCCCCTCGCCGTGCTGGATCTCTTTCATTATATCCATGAAAAAAACAAACATCTGGTCCCCCGTGTGGATGCTGTCATCAGCGAAATGAAGCAAAGTGGAGAACTGGATATTCTCATTAAAAAAGCAGAAAGCAGAATCATTCAGCAGGTACGATAA
- a CDS encoding methyl-accepting chemotaxis protein, giving the protein MSTNNLTVPLQKSIFIRIICTVLLLTTLIMTLMGIWQYLDAGRTLRSGLNVDADLAIQRMALTLQDPLYSFDLDQAKAILTSEMQDHRLLALALSDSSGKKNLLLLGRGTGEGVQTIEALPEEQEFLRNLAVRRNDESVGHLTVLMNPDFFHNNLRRIQINTITAILFVNTLLFALMALSLKLLIFSPLQKMIQAIRDLAEGEGDLTRRMSEAKNDELSLAARWINRFISQIHSIMTRIRSNGDSLTSSASGLLHISEKLAEDAKTSEERSAAVATAAEQMGQNIYSVASAMEETATNTSMVAAAAEQMTATIDEISNNTETARRTTSEAVSRSEAASEKMENLGSIAQEIGTVTESISEISDQTNLLALNATIEAARAGDAGKGFAVVAAEIKTLAAQTTAATKNIRSIISSAQSIIHQATDEVMAVTRSIQSTSEIVTMIATAVEEQSSATREISASVLQAAEGIQEVNTTMASMGGFVDNIRNEMKGLDKINREMTATSNDVNEKARSVSGMADGLQKLIQRFIL; this is encoded by the coding sequence ATGAGCACAAACAACCTGACTGTTCCACTCCAGAAAAGTATTTTTATACGCATCATCTGCACGGTTCTTCTTCTGACAACCCTGATTATGACCCTCATGGGTATCTGGCAGTACCTGGATGCAGGCAGGACACTGAGAAGCGGATTGAATGTGGATGCAGACCTTGCCATCCAGCGCATGGCCCTGACCCTTCAGGATCCATTATACAGCTTTGACCTGGACCAGGCCAAAGCCATCCTCACTTCAGAAATGCAGGATCATCGCCTGCTTGCCCTGGCCCTTTCTGATTCATCCGGCAAAAAAAACCTTCTCCTCCTGGGACGTGGAACCGGGGAAGGGGTGCAAACCATAGAGGCCCTGCCGGAAGAACAGGAGTTCCTGCGTAATCTGGCAGTACGCAGGAACGATGAATCCGTTGGTCATCTGACAGTTCTCATGAATCCGGATTTTTTCCACAACAATCTCCGCAGAATTCAGATCAACACAATCACAGCCATATTATTTGTTAATACTCTGCTGTTTGCGCTCATGGCCTTGAGTCTGAAGTTGCTTATTTTCAGCCCTTTGCAAAAAATGATTCAGGCCATAAGGGATCTTGCGGAAGGTGAAGGTGATCTTACCCGCCGCATGTCGGAAGCAAAAAATGACGAACTCAGCCTGGCCGCCCGCTGGATCAACCGCTTCATCTCCCAGATTCACAGCATCATGACTCGCATACGCAGCAATGGTGACAGCCTTACATCTTCGGCTTCCGGCCTTCTGCATATTTCAGAAAAACTGGCAGAAGATGCCAAGACCTCCGAAGAACGCTCAGCAGCCGTCGCCACGGCAGCCGAACAAATGGGGCAGAATATCTACAGCGTTGCTTCTGCCATGGAAGAAACAGCCACCAACACATCCATGGTCGCGGCAGCAGCCGAACAGATGACGGCCACCATTGATGAAATATCCAACAATACGGAAACAGCCCGCCGTACAACCAGTGAAGCCGTCAGTCGTTCCGAAGCGGCATCGGAAAAAATGGAAAATCTTGGAAGTATAGCTCAGGAAATTGGAACGGTAACGGAATCCATTTCAGAAATTTCCGATCAGACCAATCTGTTAGCCCTCAACGCCACCATTGAGGCCGCCCGCGCCGGTGATGCAGGCAAAGGGTTTGCCGTTGTTGCCGCTGAAATTAAAACTCTCGCCGCCCAGACGACCGCTGCTACGAAAAACATCCGTAGCATCATCAGCTCGGCACAGAGCATCATTCACCAGGCCACGGATGAAGTAATGGCGGTAACCCGCTCCATCCAGAGCACCAGTGAAATTGTGACAATGATCGCCACGGCAGTGGAAGAACAATCTTCGGCTACGCGGGAAATATCCGCCAGCGTGCTGCAGGCTGCGGAGGGAATTCAGGAAGTCAACACAACCATGGCTTCCATGGGAGGTTTTGTAGACAACATACGGAATGAAATGAAAGGCTTAGACAAAATAAACCGGGAAATGACCGCTACCAGCAATGACGTAAATGAAAAAGCCCGATCCGTATCCGGAATGGCCGACGGGCTTCAAAAACTCATTCAACGCTTTATTCTCTGA
- a CDS encoding amidohydrolase family protein yields MKVIDFRFRPNTPEIINGIQNSAMFKAACKAIGFDARKPQPLEEIIADLDARNVELAVITGRDCETTYGSPANNPSVLSFCKAFPEKFAGFWGIDPHKKMAAVREIDYAIQELGMKGIAIDPYLAHIPASEARFYPVYTKCAELDVPVFVTMAPPPQVPGAIMDYADPRDIDRVARDFPDLTLIMSHGGYPFVNESIFACMRNAHVYMDFSEYEEAPMANVFIEAMATTISDKVLFASAHPFIELSHALAVYESFPLTDEVRAKVMYENARKVLKLGTETHTDHCVCR; encoded by the coding sequence ATGAAAGTGATCGATTTTCGTTTTCGCCCCAACACCCCTGAAATTATAAATGGCATTCAAAACAGCGCCATGTTCAAAGCTGCCTGCAAGGCCATCGGCTTTGATGCCAGAAAACCCCAGCCACTTGAGGAAATCATTGCGGATCTGGATGCCAGAAACGTGGAGTTGGCTGTGATCACGGGCAGGGATTGCGAAACGACCTATGGAAGCCCGGCAAACAACCCGAGTGTCCTCTCCTTTTGCAAAGCCTTTCCGGAAAAATTTGCAGGATTCTGGGGAATTGACCCACACAAAAAAATGGCTGCCGTCCGGGAAATCGACTACGCCATTCAGGAGCTGGGGATGAAGGGCATTGCCATAGACCCCTACCTTGCCCACATTCCGGCCAGCGAAGCCCGTTTTTATCCCGTTTACACCAAGTGTGCCGAACTGGATGTACCCGTCTTTGTAACCATGGCTCCTCCCCCACAGGTACCCGGAGCCATCATGGACTATGCCGATCCCAGAGACATCGACCGTGTGGCAAGGGACTTTCCCGACCTGACCCTGATCATGAGTCACGGCGGCTACCCTTTCGTGAATGAAAGCATTTTTGCCTGCATGCGCAATGCCCATGTCTACATGGATTTTTCCGAATATGAAGAGGCCCCCATGGCAAATGTTTTCATTGAAGCCATGGCTACCACCATTTCAGACAAGGTCCTTTTTGCCAGTGCCCACCCCTTTATTGAACTAAGCCATGCCCTGGCAGTCTATGAATCCTTCCCGCTGACAGACGAGGTAAGGGCCAAGGTCATGTATGAAAATGCCAGAAAGGTTCTGAAACTGGGTACAGAAACACACACCGACCATTGCGTATGCAGATAA
- a CDS encoding TRAP transporter large permease, giving the protein MEAARTKQSPLHWINENFESIFMVTGLLAIIFFITWQVFYRYILVSFIERAGGSVWAEELSRYIFIWISYLALSFSIRKRSSIRVDIIYDKLSPRFQGISWIIVEVLFLCLTLTIAWFGYGKIQNLLQFPQSTPAMRIPFLVPYLILPIGFGLMSLRLLQSLSRQFRTCGVQDSVTGLALTMAIISPCFIFGYIEPIPVLFGYFILLCILGVPIAISLGLSTLATIICADTLPVGYMAQITFTSIDSFPIMAIPFFIAAGVFMGAGGLSERLLALADEIVGGLYGGMGLTCIVTCMFFGAISGSGPATVAAIGALIIPAMKERGYDIHFSAALIAAAGCVGVMIPPSNPFVVYGVSAQVSIGDLFISGIVPGLLTGLVLMVYCYLYSRKKGWRGSTKQRTPATFARAAWDAKWALMVPVIVLGGIYGGIMTPTEAAAVAAFYGLFIGVCVYREMSAKGVVVACREACETSAMIIVLIAMATLFGNIMTIEDVPGSIARWLLDLTSNKHIILLLVIILLLIVGTFMEALAAIVILTPILLPIVTSVGVSPLHFGVIMVLNLAIGFITPPVGVNLFVASGIAKVKLEKVSVAVLPMLVCMLFILLLCTFIPEIPLFLVGSR; this is encoded by the coding sequence ATGGAAGCTGCAAGAACAAAACAAAGCCCCCTGCACTGGATTAACGAAAACTTTGAATCCATCTTCATGGTCACCGGCCTTCTGGCCATCATTTTTTTCATTACCTGGCAGGTCTTCTACCGGTACATCCTTGTCAGTTTCATTGAGAGGGCCGGCGGTTCCGTATGGGCCGAAGAGTTATCCAGATATATCTTTATCTGGATATCCTACCTTGCCCTGAGCTTTTCCATCCGAAAACGCTCATCCATACGGGTGGATATAATTTATGACAAATTGTCCCCCAGATTTCAGGGGATCAGCTGGATAATTGTGGAGGTTCTCTTTCTCTGCCTCACTCTCACCATTGCCTGGTTCGGGTACGGCAAAATCCAGAACCTGCTGCAATTTCCGCAAAGCACTCCGGCCATGCGCATCCCCTTTCTTGTTCCCTATCTGATCCTGCCCATCGGCTTCGGCCTGATGTCCCTGCGGCTTCTCCAGTCCCTTAGCCGTCAGTTCAGAACCTGTGGAGTACAGGACAGTGTTACAGGGTTGGCCCTTACCATGGCCATCATTTCACCCTGTTTCATTTTTGGCTACATTGAGCCGATTCCCGTACTATTCGGCTATTTTATCCTGCTCTGCATTCTGGGTGTGCCCATTGCCATCAGCCTTGGGCTTTCCACCCTGGCCACCATTATCTGCGCAGACACCCTCCCCGTGGGTTACATGGCACAGATTACCTTTACTTCCATAGACAGTTTTCCCATTATGGCCATTCCGTTTTTTATTGCAGCGGGTGTTTTCATGGGAGCAGGCGGTCTTTCCGAACGCCTGCTGGCCCTTGCCGATGAAATCGTGGGTGGACTGTACGGCGGAATGGGCCTGACCTGCATTGTGACCTGCATGTTCTTCGGAGCCATCAGCGGTTCCGGTCCGGCTACGGTAGCAGCCATTGGCGCCCTCATCATTCCAGCCATGAAAGAGAGGGGTTATGACATCCACTTTTCTGCGGCACTGATTGCTGCCGCCGGATGCGTGGGCGTGATGATCCCCCCCAGCAATCCCTTTGTGGTATACGGGGTTTCCGCCCAGGTTTCCATTGGCGATCTTTTCATCAGCGGCATTGTTCCCGGCTTACTCACAGGTCTTGTATTAATGGTATACTGCTACCTTTATTCCCGTAAAAAAGGCTGGCGCGGCAGTACCAAACAACGTACACCCGCCACCTTTGCACGGGCCGCATGGGATGCCAAATGGGCACTGATGGTTCCGGTTATTGTTCTGGGAGGCATTTACGGTGGCATCATGACCCCCACGGAAGCCGCTGCCGTGGCAGCCTTTTACGGGCTTTTTATAGGGGTATGCGTGTACAGGGAAATGAGCGCAAAAGGAGTTGTCGTTGCGTGCAGGGAGGCCTGTGAAACATCGGCCATGATCATCGTACTGATTGCCATGGCTACCCTCTTTGGCAACATCATGACCATTGAGGATGTTCCCGGAAGTATTGCCAGATGGCTACTGGATCTGACAAGCAATAAACACATAATTTTATTACTTGTTATTATTCTCCTTCTCATTGTCGGCACCTTCATGGAAGCCCTTGCGGCCATAGTAATTCTCACTCCCATCCTGCTACCCATTGTAACCAGTGTCGGGGTTTCTCCCCTTCATTTCGGTGTCATCATGGTTCTTAACCTTGCCATCGGATTCATCACTCCGCCTGTGGGCGTCAATCTTTTTGTGGCCAGTGGCATTGCCAAGGTGAAGCTGGAGAAGGTGTCCGTAGCCGTACTCCCCATGCTTGTATGCATGCTCTTCATCCTTTTGCTCTGCACCTTTATCCCTGAAATACCGCTCTTTCTTGTGGGGAGCAGATAA
- a CDS encoding TRAP transporter substrate-binding protein translates to MKKKVVWIMATIFLLSCLPGIALAQRPVTLRLAHPMAPGNNVTVGYEKFKELVEEKSNRRIRIQIFGNCQLGSDRVTTEAAQAGTLDMSSSSSPNMASFSPAYMAIDLPYITDAAYQENLYKALDEGELGRALDRVAESVGLKTIMFSEYGYRNFVSTNKPLREVGDLRNLKVRTTASPVEVAVALELGMNPSPIAWGETYTALQQGTVDAQGNTFSLLNDAKHTEVIRYAMDSRHNYSMHILLMNKNRWDRLSPEQQNIITEAAREATAWQRAETLRLEELAWQAFRDRGIEITELSPEQRAELKTRTEPVRQKFAKEIPAELLRLIAETQK, encoded by the coding sequence ATGAAAAAAAAAGTCGTCTGGATTATGGCCACCATCTTCCTGCTGTCCTGCCTTCCCGGAATAGCACTGGCCCAAAGACCCGTCACCCTGAGACTGGCCCACCCCATGGCTCCGGGAAATAACGTGACCGTTGGCTATGAAAAATTCAAAGAGCTTGTAGAAGAAAAAAGTAACCGCCGGATCAGAATCCAGATCTTCGGCAACTGCCAGCTGGGCAGTGACAGGGTTACAACGGAAGCTGCACAGGCAGGAACTCTGGATATGTCTTCCAGCTCCTCACCGAACATGGCAAGCTTCTCTCCGGCTTATATGGCCATTGACCTCCCCTACATCACCGATGCGGCCTACCAGGAAAATCTTTATAAGGCCCTGGACGAAGGAGAACTGGGCCGGGCGCTGGATCGTGTTGCCGAAAGCGTGGGGTTAAAAACCATTATGTTCAGTGAATATGGATACAGAAATTTTGTATCCACCAATAAACCCCTTCGTGAAGTGGGGGATTTAAGGAATCTGAAAGTTCGCACAACGGCCTCCCCTGTAGAGGTCGCCGTTGCTCTGGAGCTTGGCATGAACCCTTCTCCCATTGCCTGGGGTGAAACCTACACAGCCCTGCAACAGGGTACTGTGGACGCCCAGGGAAATACCTTCTCCCTGCTCAACGATGCCAAACACACCGAAGTAATTCGCTATGCCATGGATTCCAGGCATAATTATTCCATGCATATTCTGCTGATGAACAAAAACCGGTGGGATCGCCTTAGCCCGGAGCAGCAGAACATTATAACGGAAGCCGCACGGGAAGCCACAGCATGGCAGAGGGCTGAAACCCTGCGACTTGAAGAGCTTGCCTGGCAGGCCTTCCGGGACAGAGGCATAGAAATTACCGAACTCAGCCCGGAGCAGCGCGCTGAACTCAAAACCAGAACCGAACCCGTCCGCCAGAAGTTTGCAAAGGAAATCCCAGCAGAACTTCTCCGGCTGATTGCTGAAACCCAGAAATAA
- a CDS encoding C10 family peptidase, translated as MKRFPALSFAFLLIFSILLLPAQAAPVDMQRAWKVAENWLDHQVENSDDWSDSAHYPRIHDMETLYYNEKPVAYNFIISPRGHILVSAHDTLPPIKLFSHSSTLRLNRTAGIPPFFTAMLQELSHLAEMLGQPPSARDGAGAGSFADHSANTRLWYQLEKRREQNTADGRDGDPGPSAPVFIGPLVTSLWGQSYPFNLETPLWHDGSPTLVGCVATATTQIMHYHRWPPMGRDSIDYEWNNGNETITLQQNFSTRTYDWHQMPDAAADVTTTLQQKALSMLAADVAMAFQMEFGPTASMAFTDDILTVLPRYFRYKDTIEWAYRAEYMSDSAWMNLFRQETENGRPAILSIAEEVDGKRRYGHAVVVSGYRSDPDQIHIHMGWNGQYDGWYASNNIQYTESGNPLFNFNWFNQGMARNIEPYRSSMTSPILTVQASGTESVIINSTPTGYGGTTPYVITHAQEGSTFTLTAPLQSGESIFQGWSGCPAPNGRNCTITMDSNRVVTALYLLPLAQALNNGHLIWESLGEAEWFGDTSSSAQGGSAARSGMLRDNQQSILRTGVNGPGTLRFNWMVSSEKDYDFLEFSINGEPAERISGHRDWETRSFALPGGDHVLEWTYRKDEIVSSGKDAGWVDHVRYEPLIPSGSGGGCFIRSLTSVLF; from the coding sequence ATGAAAAGATTTCCCGCCCTTTCATTTGCCTTCCTGCTCATTTTCTCCATCCTCCTGCTGCCTGCTCAGGCTGCTCCTGTAGATATGCAGCGGGCCTGGAAGGTTGCGGAAAACTGGCTGGACCATCAGGTGGAAAACTCGGATGACTGGTCGGACTCCGCCCATTATCCCCGCATTCATGACATGGAAACCCTTTATTACAATGAAAAGCCCGTGGCCTATAATTTTATCATCTCCCCCAGAGGCCATATCCTTGTCAGCGCCCATGACACCCTGCCACCCATCAAACTGTTCTCCCATTCCAGCACCCTGAGGCTGAACCGGACCGCGGGCATTCCTCCTTTTTTCACGGCCATGCTTCAGGAGCTTTCCCATCTGGCCGAGATGCTCGGACAGCCCCCTTCTGCCAGAGATGGTGCCGGTGCAGGTTCCTTTGCGGATCACTCTGCCAATACCCGGCTCTGGTACCAGCTGGAAAAAAGAAGAGAGCAGAATACCGCAGACGGACGGGACGGAGACCCCGGCCCATCTGCCCCTGTTTTCATCGGTCCTCTGGTAACAAGCCTCTGGGGACAAAGCTATCCATTCAATCTGGAAACTCCCCTGTGGCACGATGGCAGCCCTACCCTTGTGGGTTGTGTCGCCACCGCCACAACTCAGATCATGCACTACCACCGCTGGCCACCCATGGGACGTGACAGCATTGACTACGAGTGGAACAACGGCAACGAAACCATCACCCTCCAACAAAATTTCAGTACCCGGACCTACGACTGGCATCAAATGCCGGATGCAGCCGCCGATGTTACAACCACCCTGCAACAAAAAGCCCTGTCCATGCTGGCAGCGGACGTGGCCATGGCCTTTCAAATGGAGTTCGGCCCCACCGCTTCCATGGCCTTCACCGACGATATTCTCACCGTACTTCCCCGCTATTTCCGGTACAAAGACACCATTGAGTGGGCATACCGAGCGGAATATATGTCAGACAGCGCATGGATGAATCTCTTCCGGCAAGAAACGGAAAATGGCAGGCCCGCTATTCTAAGCATAGCCGAAGAGGTCGATGGCAAGCGCCGCTATGGCCATGCCGTGGTGGTCAGCGGCTACCGGTCCGATCCCGATCAGATCCATATTCATATGGGCTGGAATGGTCAGTACGATGGATGGTATGCCTCCAACAACATCCAATACACGGAGTCAGGCAACCCCTTATTCAACTTCAACTGGTTCAATCAGGGTATGGCCCGCAACATAGAGCCATACCGGAGCAGCATGACCAGCCCCATTCTCACCGTTCAGGCATCGGGAACGGAGAGCGTCATTATAAACTCCACACCAACGGGCTACGGCGGCACTACCCCCTATGTCATCACCCACGCACAGGAAGGCAGCACCTTCACCCTTACGGCTCCCCTCCAGTCCGGCGAATCCATTTTTCAAGGCTGGTCCGGCTGCCCTGCCCCAAACGGAAGAAACTGCACCATCACCATGGACAGCAACAGGGTGGTCACGGCCCTCTATCTCCTTCCCCTTGCTCAGGCCCTGAACAATGGTCATCTCATATGGGAAAGCCTTGGAGAGGCAGAATGGTTTGGCGATACGAGCAGCTCCGCTCAGGGAGGCAGTGCCGCTCGCAGCGGCATGCTCCGCGATAACCAGCAATCCATTCTCAGAACCGGGGTGAACGGTCCGGGGACCCTGCGCTTCAACTGGATGGTTTCATCTGAAAAAGACTATGATTTTCTGGAATTTTCCATCAATGGAGAACCAGCAGAAAGGATTTCCGGCCATAGGGACTGGGAAACCCGTTCCTTCGCCCTGCCCGGGGGTGACCATGTACTCGAGTGGACGTACAGAAAAGATGAGATCGTCAGCAGCGGTAAGGATGCCGGGTGGGTGGACCATGTACGGTACGAACCCCTCATTCCGTCGGGTTCCGGAGGAGGCTGTTTTATCCGGAGTCTGACCTCTGTTTTATTCTGA